GAGTGATCTCTCGGTGCCAGTTTTAGCTCTACAACAATTTTCTACATAGTGGTACTGGTTCATTATTTTTCAAGCGATTCTTATGTAGACAATGTCTGAGTTTTGTTATGAAAGTATATACGCGCATATACTcatccctatgaacgcacaccTTGCCTGTATAGAGTAAATTGCAAGAAACCACCAGTTTGAAGGCTAGGGTTTCAAAAAACACTACGTTACAGTTATTCGACACAAAGCACCATGTCTTGTGTAATCTTGTTGCAAATAACACTGATCGGCGGAGCAGAGCGCTTTAAGCAtgtttatgacaggtgggtccagatTTTGCCGACGTGGCGTAACGACTGGGCGGAGACGGCGTTAGATGGTGAATTTGTCAATTTACAAAAAAGTCCCTGTAATTTTAAAGGAACGCCCTTTGATGAAAACAAGAAAAGCAATCAGCTCCCTGGAGCCTACGCAAGCATGCGAGTAGAACATGAATACGACGATGGATCTCGTCACTGGCGACGGGCGCGCCATCATGGTCTAGGAGGCAGCAGCGGAAGTCGTCGGGGTctgggaggcggcggcggcggtctttGGGGTctgggaggcggcggcggcggtcttcGGGGTCTAAAAGGCGACGACGAGTGAGTGGCGCGATGACAGAGCATAGGTGGCCGCGCCATCGGGAACTgggaggcggcggcgagcgaTTGGCGCGACGCCGGTCCATCGGTGGCCGCAAGAATTGTCGTTGCGGGCAGCGTAGCcgcgacggcgaggcggcggcatCCTTGGCGCTCGTCCATGGCGGCGGCGTCCTTGGCGCTCGTCCATGGCGCGGCATAGTCGATCCAGGCGGCTGGGAGGAGTAGAGGGAGGGTTGGGCTCCTCGCCGACGCCGGCGGTCACGGCGCAGTCCGGCCATGTGGTGGCAGTTGGGATCGGGCGTGGGCTGCGTCGGGGATCAGGGAGGAATTTCCGGTGAGAAAAAGGATGAATTGAAGATTCCAGCTGACAGGTCGGTCCCATGTAGACTCTGACGCCATCGACGCCGATTCGTTACGCCACGTCGGCAAAATCTAGACCCACTTGTCATAAACATACTTAAAGTGCTCTGATCCGCCCATCAGTGTTATTTGCAACAAGATTACACAAGACGTGGTGCTTTCTGTCGAAAAACTGTAACGTAGTGTTTTCTGAAACCCTAGCCTTCAAACTGGTGGTTTCTTGCAATTTACTCTGCCTGTATAAGTACCTTCGAGACACTGAggcggcatatcatcttgagattttacgaagtcagcGTAGACGCGTCGTAGTCGACCAAAACGTCTCCTCCCATTGAACGCGTATCGCCAGAAATTTTAAAATAaatccaggataaatgcgagcacaaGGATTTGAACCCTGATGGACCGGAGATATCATTGTCGTCCTAAATATCCAAGTATCCAAACCATAGGTTGGTTCACACAATATCTCAGTTTTGCTGTCACGTTGATTTATGTATCGCGTTCATCCATGTGAATCTCGGTACTATTCTTCGGAGATCGGAGTATAACTCAGTGCTGCTGCTACGAGCACTACTACTAGTATTGTGCTACAGAGTTCTTATAACAAAGGAAAGGCCATAATCAATCGATGCAAGCTATCCTAACAGTGTGTACTGGGCTAATATCATGATCGAGGTGTTCTAGGAGCTATTAGTTGGCAGTGGTCTGATCCTCCGTCTTCCTGTTGATGGTGATCCCCTGATCCCTCCTCGTCGGCGGCAGGCgttccttctcctcctccaccTGCTCCAGCAGCACCTGCAGCTCCGCCTCCGACAGGCTCTCCAGCCGTTTCTGCAACGAAAACAGTTAATGGTGGCACCCAGTCACGACTCACACTTGAACGTCGTGTGCCTCAGGCAGAGAGTGGCAAAAAGGGTCACTAGCTCACCTCCATGACTTGCTTCTCGTAGTTCCTGAGCTGCGTGGCGTAGGTCATGTCCTTGTTGGCCACCCGGATCATGTAGGAGGAGATCCACCCCACCGTCATCCCGAGCACGATGAACAGCTGGACCACGTTGCCGGCTTGCAGGGGGTCGACGCCGACGAACTGCGCACGGTCAGGGAACGGTTTCGTGATCAGGATTAGGTTCACGTAAAAACAGACAGCTTCTTCATCGATGGCAAACCGAGCCGCTGCTGGTTTTTGCTAGGGAAATCAAGAAGAGGGTCACCTCGAGGCCGGACTTGAGGCCGTAGCCGAGGAGGGTGACGCCGACGCCGATCAGCAGCACGTCTTTCCTCGAGTACCCGAACTCTACCTGCGGAAACGCAAGCGGGCGGGCGGGCGAATTGCCTGGTTAGCTCCCGACGCGGCGTGGAAGACTGAACGAGTCGCTGACGATTTCAGCTTTCAGGACGCAACGCATGCTGTGCTGACCTTGTCATCCGTGGCTTTGGAGTCATCCACGCTGCTTCTCAGCGCTAAGCGCCTCCTCTGTCCCACGGGCCTCAGCAGCACCTTCGATCGCAGCACAGCTTGGCCTTTTGGAGAACATAACAAGATCAATTTGTTAACAAATCGATCTGCTCGGTGGATCTGTGCAGCTCATTATCACAAGAAAATAGCATGGGGCAGAAGCAAACATACCAGAGTGGCCGGAGTGCTGGCAAGCCGTCTTGCCAAAGCGGAGTCCgccggcgggcgcgggcgcggcggccCTAGTCCCCGTCGAGCGGGCAGAGACGCGAAGGACGGGGGCGGACAGGGCTGCTGGCGCCATGGTTGCCGAGTAGTCAGTCCACCGTTGCTGCTCGGCCGCACACCCGCGCCTCTGGCTCCCTTTATCCCACCTTATCCTCGACGTGCTGACTGACTGAGGGGGCGCTGCTCAGCCGCGTCCCCGGCACCCCTCCCGTACACGTACACGTACACAAGCTGGCCACATCGAGGCCAAAAAATGCCTCGAGCGCGTCGACAAGGCCAAATATCACACTCGTCTGGATAAGAGTGGCCGTTCTTCCGACCCTCCCGCGGGCGCGAACCCGTGGCCCTCGCGCGCTCAtggcttcttcctcctcctccgtcTTCTCCCCGCTCCTGCGGCCGTCCCTCCGGCTGCCCGTCGCCTCGGTCACCACGCGCTCCTCTGTTCCCCACGCTGTGTCGGTGGACAGCGCGGCCGCTGCCACGCAGCCGGCGCCTCTAGCGGTTGTCAGTCACAGGAGGGAGCTGGTGGTGGGGACGGCGCTCGGCGCGCTGTTGTCGGCGACGCCGCTGCCCGTTGGTGCGCGGGAGGTCGAGGCCGGCAAGTACCTGCCGCCGGCGCCGTCCAGCCCGGGCTTCGTGTTCTTCAAGGCCAGCACCAAGGACACCCCTGCCCTCCGGGCTGGTGATCACTCGATTCTTGCTGTACTTTCTAGCCATCTCCATGCATTGTTCCTCGTTGGTGCTAGTACCTATCTTGCAACCCGATGCACGCTGTCGATTAGTCAGCTGAGTTGAGTTTTGTCATGAAATTCAGGCAATGTGGAACCATACGAGTTCATCCTGCCGCCCACCTGGAAGCAGCTGCGAGTGGCCAACATACTTTCCGGCAACTACTGCCAGCCCAAGTGCGCGGAGCCATGGGTGGAGGTGAAATTCGAGGATGAGAGGCAGGGCAAAGTGCAGGTAGTCGCCTCGCCGCTCATCCGCCTGACCAACAGGCCGAACGCCACCATCGAGGACATCGGCAGCCCCGAGAAGCTGATCGCCTCCCTGGGGCCTTTCGTCACCGGCAACACCTTGGAGCCCGAAGAGATCATCGAGACCTCTGTCGAGAAGATCGGCGACCTAACTGTAAGTTTATCAGTCAGGTTCCGTTTTTACATGATGGTGTTGCTGAAACCTGAATTCCTGATGCATGGGCGTAAATTATTTGTGATGCAGTACTACAGCTATGTGTTGGAGACTCCACTGGCACTGACGGGCTCTCACAATCTGGCCAAGGCCACGGCCAAGGGGAGCACTGTGGTGCTCTTCGTCGCGAGCGCCAGCGACAAGCAGTGGCAGTCGTCGGAAAAGATTCTGAAGGCTATGGTAGATTCGTTCCAAATATGATTGCAGCAAGTGCAGGCGGCCTCCAGACCTGGACGCGCGGGTTTGCTTGCTTACTACTTCCACAAGAGAAACTGGTACCTGTTTTTGAGGCTTGGAACACTTGTAATGAGCTACTTGATCGACTAAGGTGTGactataagcttgtacactaGCTTATTATAGAGGTAATTCCATGTACACACACACTGATCAGAATCAATTGGTCTCTTCTTCCAAACAGCAAAAAACTCTTGAGTCTGGATTTTCTACCATGCAGCGCTTGGAGCATCTCTAGCTGATCTCTTAAAAAACTTTAAAGAAGTAAAAATATATTTTAAAGGCCTAAACCGAATCTAGCCGATCCTTATCAGCATTGGAGGAGTAAAAAATTTTACACCGCACGGCGGTTGCCCCTTAATTTACTTGACCGGCGCTGCTTTTCAGGAAAATTTCCCCCTCCCCAACGGCCGCCTCTCTCCCCCGCTCAACCGCATCCACTCCGGTGCGGCCGTCCTTGCCTCCCCCAGCCACCATGCACCACCGCAGTCGCCTCGTACCACCTGCCGCTCCTCCACTCACTTTGATTCGGTCACCGCTCGTCCCCGCACTGCCGGATTCGACGCATCCCGTCATCGGATTCGACACACCCAGGCCCGGCGCCGTCATATTTTGTCGGGGTTTGTCAGGCGCAGCCACCCGGAGCTCGCCGCGCCGCCTCGTGGTATGTAGTCCTCCTCATACCGCTCGCATCGTCGCTCAATGATAACCCACacgtataggggatcaattgtagcctctttcgataagtaagagtgttgaacccaacgatgagctaaaggtagaacaaatattccctcaagttctatcgaccaccgatacaactctacacacgcttaacgtttgctttacctagaacaagtatgaaactagaagtactttgtaggtgtaacgggataggtttgcaagaatataaagagcacacaaatataaactaggggctatttaggtaaagaagcaataaagttagtatagcgagtgtggaaaagtggtggtaggagttgcgaaattgtccctaagcaattgactactttactagaccgatagcaagttttatgtgggagaggccactgctagcatgtcatccctgacttggaattctatgcacttatgattggaactattagcaagcatccgcaactactaacgttcattaaggtaaaactcaaccatagcattaagatatattggtcccccttcaatcccgtatgcatcaatttctatgctaggttgaagcttatgtcactcttgccctccaatacatagtcctatcaacatacaactaaccctatggtgtgatccacgcgcgcgctcatatgatgggcaccaaaggatagcaacataaccacaaacaaattaaaccaatcatagcaattcatcaattaCCGACAGGACAATGAAAATCTACTcggacatcataggatggcaacacaccattggataataatatgaagcataaaacACCATGTTCAACTAGAGGGTACAgcaggttgcgggagagtggaccgctgtagatagatgggggaaggtgatgaagatgttagtgaagatgatggaggtgttggtgtagattgcggtgatgatgatgaccccggcggcgttccagcgccaccgggagagagggggagagggccccctccttcttcttcttccttgaccttccccctagatgggagaagggtttcccctctggtccttggcttccatggcatgggatgggcgagagcccctccgagattggatctgtctctctctgtttctgcgctcctgattctggcctttcaccgtttcttatatttcCGGAAATCCGTAACTCCGATCGGGCTGAAATtgggacacgatttttatccggatattggctttcttgcgacgaaagaagagcaccaaccgccttacggggtggccatgagggtcaggggcgcgccccctgcctcgtggccccctcgggcatcgtctcgcgttgattcttcttcccaaaaatcacatatattccaaaaaaaatctccgttagTTTTTAtgccgtttggactccgtttgatatggattttctgcaaaacaaaaaacatgcaacaaacaggaacaggcactgggcactggatcaatatgttagtcccaaaaatagtataaaaagttaccaaaagtatatgaaagttgtataatattggcatggaacaataaaaaattatagatacgacggagacgtatcagcatccccaagcttagttcctgctcgtcctcgagtaggtaaatgataaagattatttttgatgtggaatgctactagcataatcttgatcatgtaatctaatcctggcatgaatattaagacacgagtgattcaaagcaatagtctatcatttgacatcaagacaataatacttcaagcatactaataaagcaatcatgtattttcaaaataacatggccaaagaaagttatccctacaaaatcatatggtctggctatgctccatcttcaccacacaaagtattcaaatcatgcacaaccccgatgacaagccaagtaattgtttcatacttttgacgttctcaaaccttttcaactttcacgcaatacatgagcgtgagccatggacatagcactataggtggaatagaatatgatgatggaggttgtgtggagaagacaaaaagggagaaagtctcacatcgacgcagctaatcaatgggctatggagatgcccatcaattgatgtcaatgcgaggagtagggatacggatgcactagagttataagtgtatgaaagctcaaactgaaactaagtgggtgtgcatccaacttgcttgctcgtgaagacctagggcatttgaggaagcccgtcgttggaatatacaagccaagttctataatgaaaattcccactagtatatgaaagtgataactcaagagactctctatatgaagaacatggtgctactttatagcacaagtgtggtaaaaggatagtaacattgtcccttctctcttttctctcattttttaggcttctttggcctctctctccctttttttggggggcttctttggccacttttattttgataacctcacatgggacaatgttctaataatgatgatcatcacacttttatttacttacaactcaatattacaactcgatactagaacaaagatatgactctatatgaatgtctccggcggtgtaccgggatgtgcaatgatctagcgtagcaaagatatcaaaaaacggacaagccatgaaaatatcatgctagctacgatcatgcaaagcaatatgacaataaatgctcaagtcatgtatatgatgatgatggaagttgcatggcaatatatctcggaatcgctatgaaaatgccatgataggtaggtatggtggctgttttgaggaagatataaggaggcttatgtgtgacagagcatatcatatcacggggtttggatgcaccggcaaagtttgcaccgactctcgaggtgagaaagggcaatgcacggtaccgaagaggctagcaatgatggaaggatgagagtgcgtataatccatggactcaacattagtcataaagaactcacatacttattgcaaaaatttacaagtcatcaaaaccaagcactacgcgcatgctcctagggggatagattggtaggaaaagaccatcgctcgtccccgaccgccactcataaggaagacaatcaaagaaacacctcatgcttcaaatttgttacacaacggttaccatacgtgcatgctatgggacttgcaaacctcaacacaagtatttctcaaattcataattacccactagcatgactctaatatcaccatctttatatcgcaaaactattgcaaggaatcaaacatatcatattcagtgatctacaagttttatgtaggattttatgactaaccatgtgaatgaccaattcctgtcaactctctaaatagatataagtgaagcacgagagtttaattctttctacaaaagatatgcccacgctctaacaaatataagtgaagcaaaagagtattctacaaatggcggttttttATGTGTAGGGAAATAGGCAATCcatacttcaaatgatataagtgaagcacatgaagtattctataaagccatactcaaaaactataagtgaagtgcaatgagcattctataaatcaaccaaggactatctcataccagcatggtgcataaaataaaagtgaaaactaaatgcaaaaaacacttcaagatttgcacatatcacatgaacgaaacgaatccgagaacataccgatacttgttgaagaaagatgggatgccttccggggaatccccaagcttagacgcttgagtctccttgaatatttacttggggtgccttgggcatccccaagcttgagctcttgcctctcctccttctcctcacatcgagacctcctcgatcttcgaacacttcatccacacaaaactcaacagaaagctcggtaagatccgttagtataataaagcaaataactactctaagtactgttgcaaaccaattcatattttgtttttgcattgtagctactgtaatataaattttccatggcttaatccactgataggaatcgacagtttcatcaaaacaagcaaactatgcatcaaaaacagaatctgtcttaaacaggatagtctgtagtaatctgaatattcaccatacttatggtactccaaaaattctgaaaatattaggaaaaataaacaatttgtatagcaagacagtgcaaaaagtttcagaaccgtttggcGTTCCAGTAAAAAACGTAAAATcgcgcgctacagccaaagtttctgtcttgcaccgcacaaaccaacaagcaatgtaaacatcctaaaggcaaatcttggcacattatttttatttttaaactttataaaaagCACACAACGGAAATAAATgactctaaaacttccgggttgtctccctggcagcgctttctttaaagccattaagctaggcatacagtgctcaagtaatggatccacccagatcccaaggtatatcaaagccaattttaattaacaatgatttgtgatttagtagtgagcacaaagtaacatatatcatgcaacaacgaagtataactctcttcctatacatcggcatgtcataaaagaacaattcatgcacacatagtaaaggccaatgcatagtataaacagtttcttgcaattttatcatattggaaacatggagaggcggagatgtagttcctctctcataaaaattgcaagtaggagcagcaagcatatgcatattatatctatcaaaatcatcatgtgtagtagtaaaacgcaacccatcaatataatccttaataagggcgaacttctccgatatagtgtagtcgggagaattcaaaaagataataggactatcatgcgtgggtgcaatagcaataatttcatgtttaacataaggaactatagcaagttcatctccataagcataattcatattggcatcttggccacaagcatagcaagcatcatcaaaaagggatatttcaaatgaatcaacgggatcataacaatcatcatagcaatcatccttcggtaagcacgaagggaaattaaacaatgtatgagttgaagagttactctcattagaaggtgggtacgggtagctaatccgctcttcctccttttgttcttcgctctcatcatcatctttttcatccaatgagcccacagtttcatcaattccttcatccatagactcctgcaaaatattagtctcttcttggacagcggaggagtcctcaatatatggtttaacataggcattagaagcataattatcataacaatatttaagtatggaaaaaatttcagatttgtaaagagtagcatcatacgtttcaatcaaagaagcaatttcataagcacccttaaaagcaacaaattcttcaatttgttgaacaccatagtaattataaacacccttagcatacaaagatacgattccattatcactaaactcacattggtagggaaggtgtttcttagggtttttagaacaacaagtaacatcatatatttcacataaattccaagcatatcattgcaaacgatgaatttgatctagtaaaagtttccctttttgagataagcggtgtcgcacataacaagcatactcatctaaagatttgccctcaactaagctagttggggtttcagcacgagcacatagggatcgaagatgatccaagtaaaaagcttcaggagtctgatagattttgagtggttcttcaaccattggtgtagtaggtacaactaatttttttggtattttgcgtttcctacccataactaaagatagaaaacaagagcacaaaataaaatctacttagtgataaagcaaacaagcacacacgagaatattcaccccacgctataactccccggcaacagcgctagaaaaaggtcttgataacccacaagtataggggatcaattgtagcctctttcgataagtaagagtgtcaaacccaacgaggagctaaaggtagaacaaatattccctcaagtctatcgaccaccgatacaactctacgcacgcttaacattcgctttacctagaacaagtatgaaactagaagtactttgtaggtgtaacggggtaggtttgcaagaatataaagagcacgtaaatataaactaggggctgtttaggtaaagaagcaataaagttagtatagcgagtgtggaaaagtggtggtaggagttgcgaaattgtccctaaacaattgactactttactagaccgatagcaagttttatgtgggagaggccactgctagcatgtcatccctgacttggaattctatgcacttatgattggaactattagcaagcatccacaactactaacgttcattaaggtaaaacccaaccatagcattaagatatattggtcccccttcaatcccgtatgcatcaatttctatgctaggttgaagcttctgtcactcttgccttccaatacatagtcctatcaacatacaactaaccctaaaGTGTGATCCATGTgcacgctcatatgatgggcaccaaaggacaacaacataaccacaagaaaattaaaccaatcatagcaattcaccaattaccgataggacaacgaaaatctattcagacatcataggatggcaacacatcattggataataatatgaagcataaagcaccatgttcaagtagagggtacaacgggttgcgggagagtggaccgttgtagatagatgggggaaggtgatgaagatgttggtgaagatgatggaggtgttggtgtagattgcggtgatgatgatgaccccggcggcgttccggcgccaccgggcgagagggggagagggccccctccttcttcttcttccttgacctccccctagatgggagaaggttttcccctctagtccttggcttccatggcatgggaggggcgagagcccctccgagattggatttgtctctctgtctctctctgtttctgcgctccggattctggcctttcaccgtttcttatattcccggaaattcgtaactccgattgggctgaaatttggacacgatttttatccggatattggctttcttatGGCGAAataagggcaccaaccgccttacggggtggccacgggggtcaggggcgcccccctaagggagtcctggactaaggggtcctcggtcGTCCGGCTAGTTATTCATTGGGccgactgatgggctgtgaagatatgaaggccgaagactatacccgtgtgcggattggactttccttggcgtggaaggcaagctaggcgaccaactatgaagattccttcttatgtaaccgaccccatgtaaccttagatctctccggtgtctatataaaccggagagcgtagtccggataggcgagtactcattaccatattcacataggctagacttctagggtttagccattacgatctcgtggtagatcaactcttgtaacactcatattcatcaagacaatcaagcaggaagtagggtattacctccatagagagggcccgaacctgggtaaacatcgtgatGCAGAGCATCCCTCGACTACCCGCACCGACACTCCATCACCACCGCAAGCACCAAGAGGGCCAATGACAAGAGCACGCGCACGCAACATCGAGAACAAGGTGAACTCTTTCCTACTCAAGTCTCATTTGGATTCATGTGAGAATTGGATTCTACCTCGAACGGAAACATTGTTCATTCTTAGGCACGAGGAAGATGACCGTGAGAAGGAGAGGAAGGAGACTCGAGCGACCACGGAGCAAGGGAAagaagagaagaaggagaagagtGAAGAGAGAGCAAGGAGGCGAAACCCCCTagacaccccgggtgcccggccccccaACACCGGGTGCCCGGTCCCTCCTCCCTTGGGCGCTGCCACGcccgccccgggtgcccggccacttGGGCTCCAGGTGCCCGGGCCCCTCGCCAGCCGCCTGCCACCCCCCCGGGTGCCCGGGACTTGGGCCCCCAGGTGCCCGGCCGTCGCCCCGCCAGCCGCTGGGtgccaccccgggtgcccgggcttgAGGCCCCGGGTGCCCAGCCCACGCCCTAGCCGACCTCCTGCtgcacccccgggtgcccgggccttgGGCCCCCGGGTGCTCGGCCTCTCCCAGCCACGCCTCTGTGTAGGCCGGGTGCCCGGCCCCAAgtgccccgggtgcccggactccTCCGGGACAGCTCGTTTTTTTAAGTTTTACCCATGtaacccctctccccctcctagTCCATCCCTAGACTATAAGTATCTATCTCCTAGGTCATTTGTGGGTTAGCAAAGTATTTTAGAACACCAAAGAGAGCTTTAATTTGCTCCTTGTATcctcctcctcttggagatcaagac
The Aegilops tauschii subsp. strangulata cultivar AL8/78 chromosome 3, Aet v6.0, whole genome shotgun sequence genome window above contains:
- the LOC109731917 gene encoding uncharacterized protein, whose protein sequence is MAPAALSAPVLRVSARSTGTRAAAPAPAGGLRFGKTACQHSGHSGQAVLRSKVLLRPVGQRRRLALRSSVDDSKATDDKVEFGYSRKDVLLIGVGVTLLGYGLKSGLEFVGVDPLQAGNVVQLFIVLGMTVGWISSYMIRVANKDMTYATQLRNYEKQVMEKRLESLSEAELQVLLEQVEEEKERLPPTRRDQGITINRKTEDQTTAN
- the LOC109731916 gene encoding psbP domain-containing protein 6, chloroplastic; the encoded protein is MASSSSSVFSPLLRPSLRLPVASVTTRSSVPHAVSVDSAAAATQPAPLAVVSHRRELVVGTALGALLSATPLPVGAREVEAGKYLPPAPSSPGFVFFKASTKDTPALRAGNVEPYEFILPPTWKQLRVANILSGNYCQPKCAEPWVEVKFEDERQGKVQVVASPLIRLTNRPNATIEDIGSPEKLIASLGPFVTGNTLEPEEIIETSVEKIGDLTYYSYVLETPLALTGSHNLAKATAKGSTVVLFVASASDKQWQSSEKILKAMVDSFQI